ACTCGTCATTGACAAAGACTCCAGGGTATTGTTTGACGGCAAGGCTCCAGCGGAACTGCTTGATGCCCGTGCCTGGTCCTGGCACGACACGCCTTCAGCCAGGCCAAATGAAGAGACCGCGTTGCCACCGGGAGCGTTAACGGTTTGGACATTCAATAGCAGAACGGCCCGGTTCGGGCCCGGAGGTCGCGTGCCTCTTGAATTCGGGCCGGAAAATAGTCCGTGGCTCGCCAAGGAGTTGGCGCTCGATAAACCGGGCTGTTGGCTGTCCGCCGTAACTTTTCTCGGGCCGGATTCAAGTATTCAGCCCGACCAGATGATAGTCCACGTCGCCAACGCTTCGGATACGGCACTGGATATACGATCATGCCGTTTGTGGTTGCCTCCAGACCCGAAATCGCCCCGCGTGCTGCTTGCACAGGCTAGCCTGTCTCCTGAGAATTTCAACGGTCACACGACGATTCCGCCCGGTGACCGGGGCGGCTTTATGGTCAGGACGGGTCCACTTCCTCTCACTTACGCAGCGATAGAGGTTGAACTGGCACGCGCGGGAGGCGAGACTCTTTCCGTCTGGGCGTATCTACGAATCAAGCCAGAACGGTTTGACATCTCCGGCGGTTGGGTAAATGGCAATGGCAACCCGGTAACGCACGAGGTCTTCCTTAAGGCCCTCAAGCGACTCTATGTCAATACGGCCCATCTTCTGGTCACACCGGGGTACAGCGATACTCCTCTTTACGAGCGATATCCATTGAAGTATTTCGGAGCGATTAAACCCCTTGAGATCTATGACACAGACGCGATGCTCCCTAAGATTCATGGGGTCGAATTCCTGGGCGAGCCCCAATACGGCGGCGGCCGTCCCGTTCTGCCACAAGAAGTCTGGACCGAATTGCACCCATACACGACGACCCGACTGGCAACGACAGTAACGCACAGCGAAGAGCGAATATGGCGGGACTACGCGGGACTCAGCGACTTTCCGCACTATGATGCCTACCGGGTTACGGCGCCCTCGGCCGACGCGTGGCGCAAGTACGAACGATGGGGCAAAGATGTGAGGATAGGTTGGGGCGCACCCCTGGAGACAATTGGAGATATGTGCCGGTCCCTTCGTGAATTGAACCGGCCCATGCCGTGCGCCATATGGTCCCAGGGGCCGCACGAAGGCTGGGAACAGTACGGCGGACGAAAGCGGACCTCTCCGACCCCGGACGAGATTCGAATGCAGGCCTACCACGCCATCTCTACGCGGATCACATCCCTCTACTGGTTCAACTTGAGCTTAAAGACCTTGACGATGTGGCGCGACACCCTCGACGAAGTAGGCCGCATAGGGCGTGAATTGAGGATGATTGATGAATTCCTTCTTGAAGGAGATGCGTACCAGTTTGAACGGCTGACCCGTGGCAAGAAACCAGACTGGGACCTTGCATCGGTCTGCGGGCCCCGCGCGGCGCTTCTGTTCGCTCTGGACTTGGACTACGTTCCCGACCGGGACGAAAAAGTATTCAAATTCGGCGAACCGCGGAGTGCCAAATGGCGCTTCCAGTTGCCGACGTACTTCGGTGAAGTGAAGGACGTCTTTCGCCTGGACGCCGACGGGCTGTATGACACGAATTGGTCCCGCAAGGGCTCCGCGGTAGAGATCCGTGAGAAAGCGAGCCGTGCAGCCATTTATGTTGTGTCGCCGGACGCCAGCCTACGCTCCTCATTAGAGGCGAAGCGACAACGCCTCGTTGCGGCTGAGGATGCGCTGCAATTTGATCCTGCGCGAAATGACGCGGACTTTCAGCAGCTGGTCGAGTTGCTGCAGTCCTTGAAATAAAGGAGAAAGCCATGAAGCAAAATAGTTCGTGTAAATGGACTGCAGTAACGATTACGGCTGCGCTGCTCTTCTGTTTCTCCGCGTCCGCCGCTGATACTGTCCAAGTTGTGATGTCCAGCCAGGACGGTTCTAAGAGCCTGAGTTCAGAAAGCCCACTGCAATTGGGCAAGGCTCGAAGGACCAAGGATCCGGTTATAAAGGTGGACGTGTCGAAAAAGGGCCAGTCCATACTTGGACTTGGCGCCTCATTCGATCACGCAACCTGTGAGAATCTCTCGAAGCTCCCCCCCGAGAAGCGCGAAGAAGTCATCGAGAAACTGATGAGCCCGGAAACCGGCATCGGAATGAACCTCATGCGGGTATGTATCGGCACGTCTGACTTTGTCGGCGAACCCTACTACACCTACAACGATCTGCCGGAAGGAGAGACCGATCCGGAGCTCACGAAGTTCTCCATTGAGAAAGACCGCGCCTACATTCTCCCCGCCATAAAGATTGCTCAGCGGAAGAACCCCAACCTGCTGCTTTTCGGTTCCCCGTGGAGTCCTCCTGCGTGGATGAAGACGTCAGGCAAGTTGGAGACCGGCAGTGTTAAGCCAGAGTGTTACCCGGCGTTTGCCAAATACCTGCTCAAGTTCATCCAGGCCTACGAGGCCGAGGGTATTCCCATGTACGCGATCACGCTGCAGAACGAGCCTCGCATGTCCCACAAGGGCTATCCCACCACGCTGTGGACTGGCGAGGAAGAGCGGGACTTCATCCGTGACCATCTTGGCCCTCTCTTCAGACAGAACAACGTGAAGACGTTGATCTGGTGCTGGGACCACAATTGGAACCGTCTCGATTTTCCGCGCGCCATTCTGTCCGATCCGCTGGCGGCGCAATATGTGGATGGCACCGCATTTCACCACTACGAGGGAAAAGTGGAGGCTCAATCGGCCTTCAAGTCCGAATTTCCGGATAAGCACATTTATTTCACCGAGGGCTCCGTCTTCCGAGCCAACGGCGCAATACGCCTGACTCAGATACTGCGCCACTGGTCTCGTTCGTATAACGCTTGGGTAATCATGCTTGATGAACACCAGAAACCCAACCGAGGTCCGCACCGGGCCAGCCCCACGTGCATAGAACTCCTGGACGATGGGTCGGTCCGGTACAACTTCGACTACTACATGCAAGGCCAGTTCATGAAGTACATCCACCGCGACGCGGTCCGCGTGGAATCCTCGCTGCCTGATATTCGTACATTCAGTAACGTGGCATTTGTGAATCCAGATGGCCGCGTGGTGTTGGTTGCTGCAAACTCGGCCACTACGTCGCAGGCCTTTGCAGTAGTCTGCAACGGAAAGTCATTCAAAGCAGAACTCCCGCCGTCGTCGGTGGCGACGTATATGTGGAATGTCGAAGATCGATAGGCGGACTCCGAACTCGGGAATACCAGAATAAACGCTGACGTGCGCGTTCCGGCAGAACCGGTACTCGGCCCCGTATCGGTAGTTGACCCGGACCTGCAAACCGAAGACTCCGAGGAGCAACAGATGGGGAGTAAATGGCGTTGAGAACAAAATTGGGTCTGGTCATCGCGGCGGTTTATGTGTTGACTGTTCAGGCGGAGGTTCCGCCAGGCAACGAGTCCGCCAGACGCAGTCATCCGGAAAACGACCTGCTTGCGCATCCCTCGATACGCATTACGGTGGGACTTCGCGCGGCAGACATCGTCGGTGACGACAATCGTGCAATTCAGGCTGCGGTAGACTATGTGGGCCAGCTCGGCGGGGGGACTGTCGAAGTCGGCCCCGGCGAGTATTGGATGCGCGACTCGTTACATATGCGTACGGGAGTTACCCTGCGGGGAGCCGGCGATAAGACCGTGCTGAAGAAGTGTGACGAGGTGCGCAGCCTACTGTCGGCTGACGGCGATTTCGGCGAGTATGCAGTAACGGTTCAGAATCCTGACGGTTTCGAGGTCGGCTATGGCATTCACGTCGCCACAAAGCGCGTCAACGGCTTTCATACGATATGTGCGACGATTCTGAACAAGAAGGACAACTATCTAACCTTGAGCCGTCCGCTCAATGCGGACTGCATGATAGCCGACGATGCCTACGCAGCGACTATTTTCCCTGTCATCAGCGCTTACCACGTGGAGGACTTTCGAATCGAGAATCTCACCGTTGACGGCAACCATGTAAAGAATGGCCGCATAGACGGGTGCCGGGGAGCGGGAATCTTCTTCTATCAGGGACATGGCGGCGTGATGGAGGGCTGCACTGTCCGTGGTTATAGCGGAGACGGCATCAGCTTCCAGCAGTCCAACGATGTGCAGGTTTTGAACTGCGTCGTTGAGCGTTGTACCGGTGGCGGTATTCATCCCGGAAGCGGTTCGCAGCGGGCGGTCGTGCGCGGTTGCAGGTCTCGGCACAACGGGGCGGACGGCTTCTTCTTCTGTTGGCGCGTACGCGACGCGGTGGTCGAAGACAATGAGTTCTGTAACAACGGCGCAACGGGCATTTCCATCGGCCACAAAGACACAGACAACATCATCCACCGGAACATCATCTCGAACAACGCGCAGGGGGGCGTCCTCTGGCGCGACGAAACAGAACCGATGGCGGCGCACAATATCACGTTCACGGAGAACATAGTACGCAACAATCGCCAGGTCGGTCTGAATATCGAAGGCACGACAAACGGCACCGTCATTCGTGGGAATACCATCGAGTGCGATGACCCGAAGGACGCGGGCATCCGCATCGGCGAAAAGGCGGGAGACGTCACGCTTGACGACAATCGCATCAAAGCGGTCAAGCCGTTGCTCGACGAGCGCCGTCGACGATAGCGGCCAGTTATCGAGAGGCATCCATTGACCGAGAACCTGACGGAGATTGATTCTTGAGGCTCATGATGAGGAGTACGCTAATCCAACTCACAATCGCCCTGAGCTGCCTGACTTTGTCCGTATTGGGCCAGGAAAAGAACTATGTTCCGGTCAAGGACACAGTTGTCGCTGAAAAGATTAAAAAATGGCAGGACCTGAAGTTTGGACTCTTCATGCATTGGGGACCCTATTCGCAATGGGGCACGGAAGCATCTTGGACCATTTGCCCGGGTGACTGGCCCTTCCGGTTCAATGACCGGAATTTAGAGGACTATTTCGCGTACTTGAAGGACTACGAAAACCTTCCGAAGACCTTCAATCCGCTTCAGTTCGATCCGGAGCGGTGGGCGAAGGCAGCCAAAGAAGCGGGCATGCGCTATGTCGTCTTCACGACCAAACATCACGACGGGTTCTGCATGTATGACACTGCGGAGACCGATTACAAGATAACCGGCACGTCATGCCCATTCTCGGTTAATCCCAAAGCAGACGTGACAAGGGAAATTTTTAACAGCTTCCGGAAAGAAGGTTTTTGGATTGGAGCGTACTTCTCGAAAGCCGACTGGCACAGCAATGATTATTGGTGGAGGAGGTTTCCTCCATATGACCAGAACGTGAATTACAATCCGGCGGATTACCCTGAACGCTGGGATCGTTTTGTGCAGTTCACCCACCGGCAGATACTTGAGATCCTCAGCAAGTACGGACCTGTCGATATCCTCTGGCTCGATCCGCAGGACGTACAAAAACGAAGCCGCGAGGAATTGGAGGCGTACTACAAAAAGTGCGTGACCAGCGACAACGGATTCGTCAAGGCCCGCCAGGTGAATCAGGACCTGGGCATGGATGAACTGGTGGCGAAAGCAAGAGCCATTCAGCCATCGCTAATTGTTGTTGACCGGTTTGTTGGAGGCGCGCACGAGAACTATATCACGCCAGAAAACACAGTCCCTGAAAAGGCACTCGACTTTCCCTGGGAATCCTGCATCACCAGCTGCAATAGCTGGAGCTATATGTTCAATGCAGAATACGTGAGCGGCTTCGAAGTAATTCACAAGTTGGTTGATATTGTGGCCAAAGGAGGCAACCTGCTGCTGAACATTCCCCCCAGCCCTACCGGAACTTGGGACGACCCGATATATGTGATGCTCAGGGAAGTTGGCGACTGGATGAAGGTGAACAATGAAGCCATTTACAGCACACGCTCGCTTCCCCCTTACGTAGATGGAAAACTTCGCTTCACACAGAAAGCGGATGGGAAGAGATTCGTTATCTATCTACCCGATAAGGACGAACACGTTATTCCACGGGAAATCAGGATCGCTGATTTCCCGCTGGCTTCCGGCGCGAGAATTTCGGTTTTGGGCGGCCCAGAGACCGTCTCCTGGAGTCGAGAAGGTAACGCTGTAACCATCGCAATTCCCGAATCCCTGTCGGCGAATCCTCCTTGCTTACACGCGTGGGTCTTCAAGGTGGACTGAGAGGATTGCGGAGTCCCTCCAGAAGGGGGATACCGTATACCTGATAAACGATAGTCGTTAACCGTACTGCTTGTTGGGCAAGTCAGATGCGGAGCGATACACAACAAGCTGCAACATGGTGGCAAAAAGGCACTGAAACGAATGAAAGTCAAGCCAGAATCACCCATGAGTGCCCTCGCCCTGTGGCTCGCCATGCTCGTCGGATGGGGCCTGGCCGTCCCGACGCTCGCTGCCGACGATCCGCCGTGGTTCAGCCGCGCATTGGTTGGCTTGGAGGTCGGCCCAACCGGTGCGCAGTTCGCAGGCGGCGAGCATGCGCCGGATTATGCCCGCAACTTCAATGGCGCGGAAATCGTTCGTCACAGCGTGGCGGCGCACGCCGATTACCTTGTGCTGTGGGTTAGGGACAGCGATTTCACGTTTCATAGTTCCGGACTGGTTACAAAGCCGGTTGGGCTCGGCGAACGCGATGTGTTGCGCGAGGCGGTTGACGAGGCCCGCAAACATCAGTTGCCCATTATCGCCTACTGTCAGCTTCAGTATCCCGCCCACGAACTGCGTCAGCATCCCGAATGGAAAATGCGTCAGGCGGATGGCAAACCCATTGACCATCTTGTCTGTTTCAACTCGCCCTACGCGAATGTCGTCAAGGACCTGTTGGCCGAAATCATGAGCTACGGCATCGCCGGCTTCCACCTCGATATGGTGGATCAGGGTTTCGGTCCGCCGCACGGTTGCTGGTGTGAGTATTGCCAGAAGCGTTTTCAGGCCG
This genomic window from Candidatus Hydrogenedentota bacterium contains:
- a CDS encoding right-handed parallel beta-helix repeat-containing protein — protein: MALRTKLGLVIAAVYVLTVQAEVPPGNESARRSHPENDLLAHPSIRITVGLRAADIVGDDNRAIQAAVDYVGQLGGGTVEVGPGEYWMRDSLHMRTGVTLRGAGDKTVLKKCDEVRSLLSADGDFGEYAVTVQNPDGFEVGYGIHVATKRVNGFHTICATILNKKDNYLTLSRPLNADCMIADDAYAATIFPVISAYHVEDFRIENLTVDGNHVKNGRIDGCRGAGIFFYQGHGGVMEGCTVRGYSGDGISFQQSNDVQVLNCVVERCTGGGIHPGSGSQRAVVRGCRSRHNGADGFFFCWRVRDAVVEDNEFCNNGATGISIGHKDTDNIIHRNIISNNAQGGVLWRDETEPMAAHNITFTENIVRNNRQVGLNIEGTTNGTVIRGNTIECDDPKDAGIRIGEKAGDVTLDDNRIKAVKPLLDERRRR
- a CDS encoding glycosyl hydrolase, with the protein product MKQNSSCKWTAVTITAALLFCFSASAADTVQVVMSSQDGSKSLSSESPLQLGKARRTKDPVIKVDVSKKGQSILGLGASFDHATCENLSKLPPEKREEVIEKLMSPETGIGMNLMRVCIGTSDFVGEPYYTYNDLPEGETDPELTKFSIEKDRAYILPAIKIAQRKNPNLLLFGSPWSPPAWMKTSGKLETGSVKPECYPAFAKYLLKFIQAYEAEGIPMYAITLQNEPRMSHKGYPTTLWTGEEERDFIRDHLGPLFRQNNVKTLIWCWDHNWNRLDFPRAILSDPLAAQYVDGTAFHHYEGKVEAQSAFKSEFPDKHIYFTEGSVFRANGAIRLTQILRHWSRSYNAWVIMLDEHQKPNRGPHRASPTCIELLDDGSVRYNFDYYMQGQFMKYIHRDAVRVESSLPDIRTFSNVAFVNPDGRVVLVAANSATTSQAFAVVCNGKSFKAELPPSSVATYMWNVEDR
- a CDS encoding alpha-L-fucosidase, with amino-acid sequence MMRSTLIQLTIALSCLTLSVLGQEKNYVPVKDTVVAEKIKKWQDLKFGLFMHWGPYSQWGTEASWTICPGDWPFRFNDRNLEDYFAYLKDYENLPKTFNPLQFDPERWAKAAKEAGMRYVVFTTKHHDGFCMYDTAETDYKITGTSCPFSVNPKADVTREIFNSFRKEGFWIGAYFSKADWHSNDYWWRRFPPYDQNVNYNPADYPERWDRFVQFTHRQILEILSKYGPVDILWLDPQDVQKRSREELEAYYKKCVTSDNGFVKARQVNQDLGMDELVAKARAIQPSLIVVDRFVGGAHENYITPENTVPEKALDFPWESCITSCNSWSYMFNAEYVSGFEVIHKLVDIVAKGGNLLLNIPPSPTGTWDDPIYVMLREVGDWMKVNNEAIYSTRSLPPYVDGKLRFTQKADGKRFVIYLPDKDEHVIPREIRIADFPLASGARISVLGGPETVSWSREGNAVTIAIPESLSANPPCLHAWVFKVD